A region from the Brassica napus cultivar Da-Ae chromosome C8, Da-Ae, whole genome shotgun sequence genome encodes:
- the LOC106416100 gene encoding obg-like ATPase 1, translating to MPPKAKAKDAGPVERPILGRFSSHLKIGIVGLPNVGKSTLFNTLTKLSIPAENFPFCTIEPNEARVNIPDERFDWLCQLYKPKSEIPAFLEIHDIAGLVRGAHEGQGLGNNFLSHIRAVDGIFHVLRAFEDPDIIHVDDIVDPVRDLETITEELRLKDIEFIKKKIEDVDKSMKRSNDKALKVELDLLLKVKAWLEEGKDVRFGDWKAADIEILNTFQLLSAKPVVYLINMNERDYQRKKNKFLPKIHAWVQEHGGDTMIPFSGVFERSLADMLPDEAAKYCEENKLQSALPRIIKTGFSAINLIYFFTAGPDEVKCWQIRRQSKAPQAAGAIHTDFERGFICAEVMKFEDLKELGNETAVKGAGKYRQEGKTYVVQDGDIIFFKFNVSGGGKK from the exons ATGCCTCCGAAAGCGAAAGCGAAGGATGCAGGTCCCGTAGAGAGGCCTATTCTTGGCCGTTTCTCTTCTCACCTGAAGATCGGAATC GTCGGGCTGCCAAACGTGGGGAAGTCTACTCTATTCAACACTCTTACAAAGCTTTCGATCCCAGCTGAGAACTTCCCCTTCTGTACCATTGAGCCTAACGAGGCGCGTGTGAACATCCCCGACGAGAGGTTCGACTGGCTTTGCCAATTGTACAAGCCTAAGAGTGAG ATTCCAGCCTTCTTGGAAATTCATGACATTGCTGGGCTTGTTAGAGGCGCTCATGAAGGACAGGGGCTTGGGAACAACTTCTTGTCTCACATTCGTGCTGTTGATGGAATCTTCCATGTCTTAC GTGCGTTTGAAGATCCTGATATTATTCATGTTGATGACATTGTGGATCCTGTTAGAGATTTGGAGACCATTACTGAAGAGTTGCGACTTAAG GATATTGAATTCATTAaaaagaagattgaagatgtcgACAAGAGCATGAAGCGGAGCAATGACAAGGCCCTCAAAGTTGAACTTGACCTCTTGCTAAAG GTCAAAGCTTGGCTGGAAGAAGGAAAGGATGTCCGTTTTGGAGACTGGAAAGCAGCTGATATCGAGATTTTGAACACTTTCCAGTTGCTTTCCGCTAAGCCCGTTGTTTACTTG ATTAACATGAATGAGAGAGACTACCAGAGGAAGAAAAACAAGTTCTTGCCCAAGATTCATGCTTG GGTTCAAGAGCACGGTGGTGATACTATGATTCCTTTCAGTGGTGTTTTTGAAAGGAGTCTCGCTGATATGCTCCCAGACGAAGCAGCAAAGTATTGTGAGGAGAACAAACTGCAAAG TGCTCTTCCGAGGATCATCAAAACTGGATTTTCAGCTATTAACCTCATATACTTCTTTACAGCAGGGCCTGATGAG GTGAAGTGCTGGCAAATAAGACGTCAGTCAAAGGCTCCTCAAGCTGCTGGGGCCATTCATACTGATTTTGAGAGAGGCTTTATTTGTGCCGAG GTCATGAAATTTGAGGATCTCAAGGAACTTGGCAATGAAACTGCAGTCAAG GGGGCTGGAAAATACAGACAGGAGGGGAAAACATACGTTGTTCAAGACGGAGATATCATTTTCTTCAAGTTCAACGTTTCCGGTGGTGGCAAGAAATGA